The nucleotide window CAAAATAATTGTAATCATAGTGATACTCAAAAGCATGTCTGTGTCCTCTCCCCCAATCACCTTTGATTCTCAACAAGCCATCATCAGAGCGCTCCAGAACCACCTGGTCTATGGTGAAGGTGGCAGGTTGGGGCTGGGGGGCCGTCGGGTAGATCTTGGGACCATCATCCTGAACAGGAATGGACAACACTGGTTAGCTCCATGGCATGGATAGCAGGCTAACTGTCATTCATTCAATCGGTCTCCTATGGATCGCTGTTGGGGTCTTACCACGTATAACAACCATAGGGTGCACGTCAAATGACGTTATTTAACCCCAACAGAGTTCCATAGTCTCCCTGTCCCACCAGCTGACCTTCAGAGTGATGGTGACATTGTCCAGGCGGATCTTCATGGGCTGGACATCAGCACTGAGCTCATCCTCCAGGAAGGGCCCCAGGGTAGCCAGGGTGGAGGCCAGGAGCTCCGCCCGACAGCCCTGCACACCCAGCTCCAGGTGACCTACCAACGCAGAGAGGGGACCGTGCCGTGCTGCAGAGGGACCCATCTCCATTCGCATGCCCACCACTGGAGCTGACCTGCAGCGCTGTCTCTGGTCCAGGGTGGACCCACCTGGAGATTAGGACATCAAGGAAAGCGTGAGTTATATAGTCAGAAAATGGGTACTACGGATATGGATCCCTGCTAGTCCGTTGGTTTCCATGATGACGACTTGTGCATGTCACTTCGGTTAATTGTGGGTTCTTGAGTGGCTCAGGAGTCCGAGTTTTGAAGCGCAGACTCTGAAGCATGAAGGACAGACATGTGCTTCCGCTGGTGTTGTGGGTCCGGTTGTGCGGGAATGGTGCTTTGATCTGGCTGCAGTTAGATGGTTGTTTCTGTCCCTCTCGAAGTGGTCTACTGCTGTGTGGGTTTTGGAGTGCCAGGTGGATCGGTTAGAGGTGATGTCTGTGAGTTGGCTGGGCTGGATATGGCAGAAATTGAGGTTGTGTTTAAGGTTGTCTTTGATGCGCTTTTTGGGTCGGCCTGTCTTCTGGTGCCCCTGCTGCTGCTCGCTAAAGAAGATCCTTCTTCAGAGACGATGTTGGGGCATCCTGATGGTGTGGCAGGTCCATTGGAGCTGTGTCTTAATGATCTTAGCTTTAACGCTGGTGCTGTTAGATTTCTGCAGTATCTCCAGGTAGGATACCTTGTCTTGCCACTGGATACCCATTATAGATCTCAAAGATTGTGTATGGAATGTCTCCAGCTGTTTGACCTGGAGACTTTACAGGGTCCAAGTTTCACAACCATACAACAGAGTTGTGACGACTACTGCATTGTAGATTTTCATATTTGTGGAAAATGTGATGGTGTGATGATTTAGTATCCTGTTCCTCAGCCTCCCAATGACTGGCTTGCTTTCTGGATTCTGCTAGTTATTTTTTTGTTGAGTGAGCCATCCTTGGAGATGGTGCTCCCCCAGATATGTGAGGTGGTCAACATTCTGGAGCTCAGATCCACTTAGGTGGATGCTGTGGACCACTGGGTTGGAGAGGGGTGATGGTTGACTGAAGACTACAGTTTTTTCTAAGCTGATGGTAAGACCGAAACTCTTGCAAGCTTCAACAAAGTTGTCTGCGAAAGACTGGAGGTCTGCCTCCGTTTGTGCGATTAGGGCACAGTCATCAGCAAAGAGGGCCTCACAGACAAGATGTTCTTGTGTTTTGGTCTTTGCTCTGAGCCTGTGCAGGTCGTAGATTGAACCCTCATCCCTGTATCTGATGTAGATGCCTTTGTTGGGGTCCTTAGTGGCGTGGTTGACGAGGGCAGTGAAAAAGAGGTTGAACAGCATCGGGCCCCAAGACACATTCTTACTTGATGCTGTTGGAGACGGGAAAGGCTTCAGAAATATCACCACCACAGTGGATCTGGCCTTGAATTCCGTCATTGAGTAGGATGTTGACTAGTGTTTGTTGCCTAGATGCTCGTAAAGATCTAAGTAGTTGGCTGAGGGGTCGACAGTGGATGTTCTGTTTACGTGATTGTCTAAAAGTAGCATTGAGTCTTCAGTTGTAACATTGGATCGAGAGAGTAAGATGATTACATGAGTCATTATGTGACTATATGAGTGTATGAGTGATTCACCGATGGAAGAGAGAAAGTAAGAGTAGGTTGGGAGCGTTCTTTAACAAAAAGAACAGCTATTATTGGAGACGTTGAGTGAGAGTGGCTTGTGACAGTTGTTCAGTTAGACTGATGCTATAGTAAGGTGCAGTGTCTTTAGCTAGATAAGTTCTATTTCATTCTGGATGACTGTCAAGAGGCATTGTTTATTATCCAAGTCCAGTGAAAGCACTGCCACTGGCGGTCATCCAGAATGAAATAGAACCATATTTTTTTTTCGTAACTTGAGGTTACCTGGCATTTGTCTGGCCAGCAGGTCAGAGACCCTTACGTTGCCCATCTGTCTGGAGGTGAGATGCTGGACCTCCACTGCCACCACCAGGTCCTCTCCCTTCAGGTCCGCCACACAGGCAATACCACTGAGCACCAGCAACAACACAGAGGcctgcacagtacagtacaggacaagtaGTTACCCACAATAAAAATTATGCATTACCTAACTTACAGGTACAGTATGATTGTCGAGCATCCCTCCCATGCATATACAGTGAGAGTGCTGACTAGGTCTGTGGCGGTCCTTAAATTTTGTCAGCCAGTGATTATCATGCAAATAACTGCTGGTCTCACgttaattgaccgttaattaacataaacatgtttatcatcccctggcttccacacaagccactgatgcagaccgttggaacatctacattttaaaaagtctaataaatccatttaacaaatccatcacaataaatccattatttattttagacaggtctaaagaaacataagAAAATGTatcctatttcagaagaacagaatagcatatgcctgtgggctacactagttcatttagcatacaagatttgcttagaattccatggcattatttttatattattttatagtatgaagaatcaATTGAACattgctgaataaaatagaaaggatattttctccaaatgatttccgagggagtgcgcacatgcggaaATCCTAttttgagcggttaacaaagaaacaggccCTCCTATATACTTAATTtggagttatttatgcaactttagttgtgatgcaAATGTTAGTTATGCTATACAGTATGTTTAGATTTGTTATTCATTgctgcatgatgcaactctaATGATAATTTGAAAAAAGTTTAGCTCTGCTCTGTTTCTTGCACAGGCTGCACACACAGACATCAgtcaatttgacaagcacttgataatattctcacccatcagactatggGTGGCCTACTGTAACgaatgtcgtcgggagaaggagaagaggaccaaggtgcagcgtggtaagtattcataatacttttaataaatacgaacacttgaacacttgaacaaaaacaacaaacgattaATGTGATTAATTTTAAGAAGTGAGCAATAAATATAGCAGCACGAGAAATCTGGAatcctctttaaaaaaaatggccAGTCAAAACCCTGTTTTCACATGCGATTACGCAATGACTGGGCTTATAGGAACATGTTTCACTAGGCTCTGTGCTCTCTAACCATGTCCCAGGGGTCCTAGGCCTAGAGGCTACGTTTGGAGTTACTTGGCCAAACCTTATCATATGtttatataggcctatgggctaggctacatgacatGTGCGACTATGATTTAAAAAGTCACAAAAAAGGCATATGCTGTTTCTtgatgctgggcatcattcacaagtgataggctaatatggtcacccatcagactattcttaatttaatcttgtctttacatatactaaagaatatatgtgtgaaatttgatttgatttagaatggaccattatcatgcgcCTGTCACCACAGGGGCAGGGAAAGAAAATTTAATCTATGCACataaatagtgaatggaggacacttttcccACGGTGCATTTTAATGCCAGTCATGTAGGctgtactcctgttgtaaagcaaagcaatgtgcttaatattaggagagttgagaaataaatatagtaatgggctctcatgaagtgtttgatttgattttcgatTGCATTTTCCTTTATGTCAGAGTGACTAGAGGGACAATACATcgctgagtaccaggtcattaacGACTGGCAGTTAAGCAAGTTtgataggctactaatgaccatcagcagcatcagaacgcagttttggagaagcctagttaccatgactaaacggtcaagtggaatttgactgcggtcatgactcgtgactgccagtgtggtggtaatacggtcaccgtaacaaccCTATTTCTGACAATGCCTCTACTGTCGGCCTCTGTAATGTCACACtagacagtgtgtgtatgtaaaaTGGGACTTACTGTGTCCTGTGTGATGTCCTCAATGCTCTGGGACAGGGAGCTGCTCAGGTCGGCTGATGACCCCCCCTCTGTCCCCGGGGCAGCGCTGCCTCCACTGTCCATGGGCCCCAGGGTGCTGTTGGGGCGCATCATGGACTCTACTCCTGACTCTGAAATcacaacagaacacacagggGCAAAGAAAACTCTTACTTATGGCCAGACTTTGACAGTGGGATTCAAGACTAAGCAGCATATTGTTTTGAAACCATGTTACTAGCGAGATAGATACTTTCTTTTCAAATGTTCTGTCTTTGTGTGACTGTTcttgtctatcagtgttttgttacttgtcatgttttatgtttttgtATGAGCCCAAGGATGAATAGCTGCTGCTTCTGAAAAAGCTAACAGGGATCTGAATAAATCAATAAACTATTGATACAATATGCATCTATGTTGTGGAGTTTGGATGAGGAGTTACCATCCATGAGAATGTTGTCGCTAGTGTCGCTGTCCACTGAGAGGTGGTCATCAGGCAGGCTTCCGTCCAGGATGGCGCTGTCAAATGAGTACTGCGAGAGAGACAGCTTCATGGACTGGAGCCGCAGACTGGCCATAGGGCATCCCTCCTCGGGGCGCTGCTCCCTACACAAACAGAAAACAGGAAACAGCCTTTATGGTCAATCACACCAGTAAAACCACACATCCATACAGTTGACACTATGGACTTGATAGACCTGTACTCTATataatctactgcatcttgccatctttatgtaatacatgtatcactagccactttaaactatgcacttttatgtttacataccctacattactcatctcatatgtatatactgtactcgataccatctactgcatcttgcctatgccgttctgtaccatcactcattcatatatctttatgtacatattctttatccctttacacttgtgtgtataaggtagtagttgtggaattgttaggttagaatactcgttggttattactgcattgtcggaactagaagcacaagcatttcgctacactcgcattaacatctgctaaccatgtgtatgtgacaaataaaatttgatttgatttgatttgaccataaCCATATGGTGTAATGACAACAGCAAAGCaggagagcatgctgggaaaccTACTTGGCCTGTGTAGTGAACAGCTTGCTCATCCCCGCCCCGCGACTCATGAAGCTGAAGGCATCTTTTGTGATGGAGAACGCCCCTTTAGTCAGGTCCAGTGAGGCACAAAAGGCATCTTTGGTGACGTCCTTGGTTGCGGTGAGGGCGTTGGACAGCTCTTCCTCCAGGCTGAAGGTAGAGGGGTCCCtagacaggagggagggatggtgttcaggggagaagggaggagaggggacaggaccATCCTCCTGGGTTGTCTCCCCCTCCATGACCTCTACTGCCTCGCTGGCCTCCTCTACCACACCATCCACTTCCTGCTCAATGGGAGGAGAGCTGTTGACGGTGGCAGTACCATTTCCTATCCCACTGTCCTCAAGAGGGCCTGGCAATGTAGCCTGGTGAGTGGGGGAGAGGTCGGAGTCTGTCAGGCTAGGGCTTTCAGATCCTGGGGTGtgggcctcctcctcctctggctcCATGGCTGCAGGTGGTAGCAGGAGCCCCAGCTCCACTGAGTCCATTAGGAGGGCTAGGCACATCGTAGGGGGCTCAGACTCCTGGCCCCTGGCCTGCTTAGCATCCCTGGTGTCCCGGCCCAGCTCGCCCCCCAGCCTGGCCAGGGTGTCCTTCATCCGCAGCAGGGCCACATACTGGTAGTGGTTGAGCCACACTTTGACCGGTGTGATGGCCTGGGCCAGGAAGTGAATAGAGGCCACTGGAGCCTCCTTTTTACTGTCCTGGTTGGGGTGGTCAGGGTTGGAAGGGAGCTGGTTCTCCTGCTCTGAGGATCCATGGTTGGGATCTACAGGAGCTGGTTCACTGGGAGAGGAGACCAGGGAACAACCCTTAAACGCACATGGACGACATATCCACACAGACGTGCTGAAAGGCTCCACGAAGGGGTGAGCTCTGCCCTTGTTGCTTTTCCGTGCCCCCTCGAAGCTCACGGACAGGCGGGAGAGACTTAGGAACCAGACGTCCTTGGCTCGGAGGGGCCTCATCTCAGAAAAGGGCAGGGGCTCCATCTCCAGGGAGTGCTGGAAGAAGGCAGAGGGTAGGGGGGTAAAGGCGCTCTGGTCTCGGGGGAAGGAGCAGGGGGGAGCGGACTGGAAGAAGTGGCAGGTGGAGAAGCTGCTGTAGGTGGCGTTGAGGTCGGCCCGGGTGCCGTGTGGGGAGTGGCAGGTGTTGCTGAGGACCGTCTGGGGAACAGTGATGTTCAGGGACTGGGGCCTGTCTTGGTGGTCCATGATGGATGACTCCAGGGGAATGATCAactgcagacagacagtggcGAGGCACAGAAACAGTCATCTACTGACCTGATACAttaacctaacaataacataaacTCTAACGTTTACATGATGTGCCCCTAGAGAGAAAACTGCTCATCATAAAGACACAAGCCGCATTACAAAATGGTGAAGGGCATAAATTTCCATCCAATTTTCATAAGCAACACTAACTGTCATTTCCAATGACGGAAAAGTTGTGTAATGAGCTGCAATACTCTGCTGCTAAAAGGGAACCAGCCTGCAACGATGCAGCTCTCTTCCTCCTGACAACTTGGCCTGGTTTCATTCATTCAAACTCACCTTGATCTGTGCTGCGTCCATGCGGATGTCCACGTGCTCCTCTGCCTTGCTGCCGTCCTGGAGGTGGTAGAAGGCTTTGACCTGCTCCAGGGTATGCAGCAGGCCCCGCGAGAACAGGTTGACCCACAGCAGACTGGCTGGGTCTAGGCACAGCTGTAGGCCGTTCAGCTGGGTATACAGGTTAGTGTTGGGTACTGGGGaatgagagggggatggagagaggaacatTTGTTCAGTTGTTGTAAGATAATATTCtaattgtttgttttgttccacAAAAAAACTGAATATTAAATCGGAGGATCTGCAAGAAAATACTGTTTCAATAATTTACTAAGATAATACCAGTTTACTATAAACACACAACAGTATATACACAATGTGGTCAGCTCATACCAGGCAAACCGGGATTGTCAGGGAAGTAATACTCTGTGAATTGCAGGTGGATGGCTGGTATATTGTCTGCTAGGTTCAGGGCCTTGCGGTTACATGATAGTAAGGACTGGGTCTTCTTGCTGTGGCGTCCCCCTGTAGACACCTGTGTGAGGGGATGGGGTGGCAATAATGATTCATATGAAATTGATCTCTAAAGTGCTTTTCTCGCATCGAAAATGTAACAATCGGCAGGAGTGAAGTAATGAGTTTTCTGACTGTCAGAGTGAACGGAACTCACGAGGAACTTTTACTCAATGCAGTACTAACTATACACCAGGGTTCCGTAATAGACGGCCCAAATTCGGCCCGGGGGTGATTTTATTTGGAACCCCCAAGctaaagtgattttaatttaggaaatctgttcacaGGTATTCACACGCATAAATACAGGCATATGCGATCGTatcccaatgtaatcaaggtttgaaataattctgtttttgtcaaatactatATCTGTTTGACTTTCttacggtcaatttgcagtgtacaaatgatctaactatgttccggccccccgaccatcgTTCAAGGAAAAATTGGCGAACGGCTGAATGTAATTGGGGACCCCTGCTATACACCATCGAATGCAAAAAAATATGTTCTTTATTTTCAGAGAAAAAGGGGAACAACTACCAACTCAACCCAAAAATCCCCATAATCGTGTCATGCTGCATTTGAAATCAGTTTTCTTCTATGGCTGGAAAATAAGAAACTACTGAGCTTTATTTGTGGTGGCAGGGGTTTCGAGCATGACGAGGTGAAACAGATTTCCTCTCTTAAGCGGTCCACACAGTTCATGCACGTCGATTTGCACTTGGGAGGAATACGATTTTTTGGAGCAACGCACACCTTTTGGTAACATGATACTTTGCCTGTCCATGAAATAGCAACATTCACAAGGGGGCGATAGCAGAGATTTTATCCCATTTGTGGTAAAAGGCAAATAAGAATGATGttgaaaacatccccactgtAAACTAATTTGAAAGAAAACCAACTGCATATTTATGAATAATAGCTACATGTAATGAAAGTTTAGGTTTGTTTTACATTACCTCTTTTTGTGCCTGCCAATAGGCTGTAAGCTACTCTGACAGCAACTTGCTAGCTGGCTAAAAACAGAAAGCAAGCACAGTCTCACCTGATGGATATCAAGGTCGTCCAATCGTACCACCACACAGCTAGAGCGGAGCCTCTTCAGAGGGTTCCCTGGGGGAGGAGGTGCTATTGAGTTCCTCCTGGAGCTCTGATCCCTGTCAGGGGGGCTGGGCTGTCCATCTGTGTCAAGAGAGAGCCAATTGGGGCCCGATAATGACACAGTGAGGACAAAAAGACCACATCAAACATTCCTGTTCAGTATCTATCAACGCCTTTTCTCTTTCCTTATTAATAACTTAGCTTACACAAGGTAGCTATTCTCATCACTAGGTACAGGTTTGTCTGTTGGTGCATCAGATCCATACTACAATAAGTTAACCTGGTAGTGAATCTGTTTTAGGAGTCTCACCGTGAGCCCTCTTGGCAGGGGAGTCCTTGGCCTGGTTGGGGATCTCAGAGTGTGGACCAGGGATACCTGACGCCTCCACCCTCCTCTGGAACTCCTGCAGCAGTCTGCAAGCCCACTGGGCTCGGGCCTCCATTGCTCCACAGTGACGCTCCCAGTGCTGACAGCCATCAGCTGCAGGTCaaatgttacttttattttatttaactaggcaagtcagttaagaacaaattattatttacaatgacggcctaccccggccaaaccctaacccggacaattctgggccaattgtgtgaagtatcacggccggttgtgatacagcctctgtagtgacgcctctagcattgagatgcagtgccttagaccgctgcgccactcgggagccctacgTTATGTCATACAAAGGTCATTCATTAGAGTTATACAATAGGGTTCAGTGCATCCCCAGGGTTATTATTGAAAGAATCCCATCTTTCATACTAATCAAAATATAAAAAACATaccagttatacacatcaacttCTCCAAAGATTCTGTTTTACTATTTGATCTGGGATTTTGCATGATTGCGCAAGCAAACCAATCCACTCTCCCTTAAAATGGGTTTTCTGTAATTGTGTAACAGACCAGTAGTACCGATGAAGTGAAGTGCAGAGTTCTGGAAGGGATTGTGGCGCTTTATACATTCTATAGTTGAGGAATTCCACTGAGAATAATAGCAATGGGCATGCAACCTTCTCCATCCAGGCTATTAGTTTGCATGAATGGATGGCGATGTGGCTTACTAGAAGTCTGAATGGAGGTTGAAGTTTCAGTGGGAGTACTATCTAGACAGCAGTGAATAAACATGAGCTCTAATTATAACAAATAGGAGCACGAGTCTCTTGACAGAAAGGGGGAAGTACACCAGTGTTTCCTCTGGAAAATGTTGTAGCAGTGGGACGAAAAGGTTGCGGGGAAACCCTATACAATACCAAAACCCCAGAGATAtataaaacccctagacaagacaaaaacacacatgccaccctcgtcacaccctgacctaaccaaaataataaagaaaacaaagataactaaggtcagggcgtgacagtaccctccccaaaggtgcggactccggccgcaaaacctgacactaaAGGGGAGgatccgggtgggccttcttatggcggctcgggtgcgggacgtggtcCCCGCTCCACCTCAGTCTTGGCCCACTTTGGTggcgcagcgggccccggactgaagaccatcgtaGAGTGCGCCtttggactgaggggcgcctttggactgaggggcgcctgtggactgaggggcgcctccggactgaagggcggctcaggcgcctccggactgaagggcggctcaggcgcctccggactgaagggcggcccaggcgcctccggactgaagggcggcccaggcgcctccggactgaagggcggcccaggcgcctccggactgaagggcggcccAGGCGCcgccggactgaagggcggcccAGGCGCcgccggactgaagggcggcccaggcgcctccggactgaagggcggcccAGGCGCCTCCGGGCTGAAGGGCGGCCCAGGCGCCTCCGGGCTGAAGGGCGGCCCAGGCGCCTCCGGGCTGAAGGGCGGCCCAGGCGCCTCCGGGCTGAAGGGCGGCCCAGGCGCCTCCGGGCTGAAGGGCGGCCCAGGCGCCTCCGGGCTGAAGGGCGGCCCAGGCGCCTCCGGGCTGAAGGGCGGCCCAGGCGCCTCCGGGCTGAAGGGCGGCCCaggcgcctccggactgaagggcggcccaggcgcctccggactgaagggcggctcaggcgcctccggactgacgggcggctcaggacagacgggcggctcaggacagacgggcggctcaggacagacgggcggctcaggcggctcaggacagacgggcgggctcaggacagacgggcggctcaggacagacgggcggctcaggcggctcaggacagacgggcggctcaggcggctcaggacagacgggcggctcaggcagctcaggacagacgggcggctcaggacagacgggcggctcaggcggctcaggacagacgggcggctcaggacagacgggcggctcaggacagacgggcggctcaggcggctcaggacagacgggcggctcaggacagacgggcggctcaggacagacgggcggctcaggacagacgggtggctcaggacagacgggcggctcaggacagacgggcggctcaggacagacgggcggctcaggcggctcaggacagacgggcggctcaggcggctcaggacagacgggcggctcaggcggctcaggacagacgggcggccccATAGATAtataaaacccctagacaaggcAAAAACACACATGCcgccctcgtcacaccctgacctaaccaaaataataaagaaaacaaagataactaaggtcagggcgtgacaattgcgacctggccaagataaagaaaagcagttcgacacatacaacaacacagagttacacatggagtaaaacaaacatacagtcaataatacagtagaaaaataagtatatatacaatgtcagcaaatgaggtgagaagggaggtaaaggcaaaaaaaggccatggtggcgaagtaaatacaatatagcaagtaaaacactggaatggtagatttgcagtggaagaatgtgcaaagtagaaagagaaataatggggtgcaaaggagcaaaataaataaatacagtaggggaagcggTAGTTGTTTgcgctaaattatagatgggctatgtacaggtgcagtaatctgtgagctgctctgacagctggtgcttaaagctagtgagggagataagtgtttccagtttcagagatttttgtagttcgttccagtcattggcagcagagaactggaaggagaggcagccaaaggaggaattggctttgggggt belongs to Salvelinus alpinus chromosome 28, SLU_Salpinus.1, whole genome shotgun sequence and includes:
- the LOC139557435 gene encoding bridge-like lipid transfer protein family member 3A, coding for MAGIIKKQILKHLSRFTKNLSPDKINLSTLKGEGQLSNLELDEEVLQNMLDLPTWLAVTRVYCNKAAIRIQWTKLKTSPICLFLDKVEVEMRTCEEPRAPNGPSPIAITAGQSEYGFAEKVVEGMSVIINSITIKVQSRAFHASFELWQLQGNSLNPKWQKTDLRYTRITDPKRGEVLTFKEINWQSLRIEADAIESEDQDLSSIPLRLITNQGCIRIALKRRVKDCNVLASKLLFILDDLLWVLTDSQLKAVIHYAKSLSEAMEKSAQQRKNMAAESQQTAPPSPGIHNLWTDPSPPPSVGVPSTLDQYFDQHDVKESSYHTFISRLDLHICNDSSSADPDEPPPPGSQGAMQLTFRKLGFDYYPIHRPADGCQHWERHCGAMEARAQWACRLLQEFQRRVEASGIPGPHSEIPNQAKDSPAKRAHDGQPSPPDRDQSSRRNSIAPPPPGNPLKRLRSSCVVVRLDDLDIHQVSTGGRHSKKTQSLLSCNRKALNLADNIPAIHLQFTEYYFPDNPGLPVPNTNLYTQLNGLQLCLDPASLLWVNLFSRGLLHTLEQVKAFYHLQDGSKAEEHVDIRMDAAQIKLIIPLESSIMDHQDRPQSLNITVPQTVLSNTCHSPHGTRADLNATYSSFSTCHFFQSAPPCSFPRDQSAFTPLPSAFFQHSLEMEPLPFSEMRPLRAKDVWFLSLSRLSVSFEGARKSNKGRAHPFVEPFSTSVWICRPCAFKGCSLVSSPSEPAPVDPNHGSSEQENQLPSNPDHPNQDSKKEAPVASIHFLAQAITPVKVWLNHYQYVALLRMKDTLARLGGELGRDTRDAKQARGQESEPPTMCLALLMDSVELGLLLPPAAMEPEEEEAHTPGSESPSLTDSDLSPTHQATLPGPLEDSGIGNGTATVNSSPPIEQEVDGVVEEASEAVEVMEGETTQEDGPVPSPPFSPEHHPSLLSRDPSTFSLEEELSNALTATKDVTKDAFCASLDLTKGAFSITKDAFSFMSRGAGMSKLFTTQAKEQRPEEGCPMASLRLQSMKLSLSQYSFDSAILDGSLPDDHLSVDSDTSDNILMDESGVESMMRPNSTLGPMDSGGSAAPGTEGGSSADLSSSLSQSIEDITQDTASVLLLVLSGIACVADLKGEDLVVAVEVQHLTSRQMGNVRVSDLLARQMPGGSTLDQRQRCRSAPVVGMRMEMGPSAARHGPLSALVGHLELGVQGCRAELLASTLATLGPFLEDELSADVQPMKIRLDNVTITLKDDGPKIYPTAPQPQPATFTIDQVVLERSDDGLLRIKGGAGPDSAGGAVVCLEKPDSSCSVQPQQSKSPSLGSQLLEAQLALSQALTDRERLLLEVRKYDPMFDL